The Brassica oleracea var. oleracea cultivar TO1000 chromosome C6, BOL, whole genome shotgun sequence genomic interval AGGAACAGTGTGTTCCTCGGAATTTCCTCGGAATATTCCAACGGACTGTAGTTTCCTCGGAATTCCGTCGGTATATTCCGAGGAAATTCCGAGGCAACCCAATTTTGTGTTTCTTCGGAATTTCCTCGGAAATTCCTCGGTATATTCCGAGGATTTCATTTTCCGTCGGAATGTCCGTCAGAATATCGCTGTTTTCTTGTATTGTGGTGTCAAGACAAGAAAGAAAACTATGGAGAAGCTCAACCTCCAACTGTATTAAAAAGTAGTTGTTGTGTTGTTACGTACAGTCACAGTCAATATTTATGTAGAAATTAATACCTAAGAAGAATAATTAAGATAACCGGTGAAGCCAAGAAAAAAAGAAGCTAATCTTGTGGTGTCATTAAAACATTGAAAAGAATCATCCATTTACAGAAGAAAAAAATCTCAAGTGCATACGTGTTTCTTTTGTGATTTCCATTAATTGGATCAGCAACTAAGGATCAGAGTAGGGAGGGGTATGTGTCTTGCCGAAGGATTAGCAATCAGGGAAGCTTTATTTCAAGCTCAAGCACTCGGCTACACCAAAATCGAACTCAAGTCAGACGCTCAGGTCTATCAACTGAGCCATCAATGAAAGAGATCAAATCATTGATGCAGTAGTGTGAGGATTTTAATTTCCAGACATAATGAGGATATGGTCCACTAGTGCATAATGTTTCTGCATTTTCCTCTCTTGTCAGCATTAATTAATTAAGACAAAAAAGAGCGGAAATTTCCTATAAATACAGGTACAATGTCGTTGGTCTCCACAACTCAACTCAACTCACTCAAAACACTAAAACACAAACAAAACAATAAAAATGAAGAAACCTTCAGTGACCTCTTTTCTCATTGCATTCCTGTTGGCTGCAGCTGTCTGCACCCACGGCCAAGAAGAAGAGGTGATGGACTCCAGCGGAAATCCAGTTAAGGTCGGTGAAAAATACTTCATTCAGCCGGTTAAGACCGAGAGTAACCCCGGCGGTGGTCTTATTCCATACGACCATACCCCATTAGACGATATCATGTCCACTTGGCATCACCGAAACACTTTATCCGAACCAACCGGGCGTATCGCCGGTTAGCTTCCAATATCCATTCGTTATCGGCCGAAACACCATTGACACATCTTCCTATATAAACATCGAGTTCAGGCCTGGGATATGGCCTGTCTGCACTGAGTTTTCCAGGTTGTGGGCAGTCGATTCTTCCTCACCGGCTACCAAGGAGACTGCCATTATCATCGCTCGTAACCGGGAGAGCCCAAATAGCGCGTTTAAGATAGAAAAAGTAAGACGAATCACTTACAAGTTGGCCACCTTATACGGAACCGTTGGAACCATCCCAAGGGCTTTCTCAGGTGCACCACAGCTTATTGTCACTAACGATGAGGCTAAGACCTTATTCGTCAAGTTCGTGAAGGCTGATGATGATGCTACTACGGCTACCTACTACTACTTCTCGTGTTGAGAAGTTAGGTCTAAGGATGTTCCCATTCAACATCATGTAATATTAAAATAATAATGGGTTGAGATAATACCCGCACGCATGTATGTGAACTCCTCTTTACTTTCATAAGAAAATCCAATAAAGTTGTGTGTTTTCCGGCGATGTAATATGAGTACACTAAAAACAATATCCAATAATCTAGTTCTATGTTCGAATGACCTATTACCAAAGATCTTATATCCGTGGATGAAAGCAAGTACATGCAATGTCACCATGGATGAAACATCTTGCAATGTCAAAACTTACTGCACACACTAAGCTTTAATAACTTTCACTAGTCAATACCTCTACTCTAGGTCGTCCTAAACTAGTTTACAAGCAAATCTAACTAGGGAAATATATACTCTTTTCCTTATTGATGTATAACTTCTTGTTATATACAAAAAAAAATTTATTTCTTTGTTGTCTTACATCTTATTTACATATGTCTTTTGCCATGACTTTCTAGTTCTGTTTCTGCCAAGTTTCAACTTTTTGGGTTGGTTCCAAAACCTCTAGCTTATCTCTTGTGTGCCGTTTCCCTTCAACATGGGTTAGGGTTTGGGCTACCCTACCTGCTTATTTGCTTCACAAGTGACTTATTTTATCAAAATCAAGAAGACAGATAGTATAAAGAGGGTTTCTTGTTCAAAAAGAACTTTTTGTTCTATAACTCATTTTCTCCCTGCTTGAAATAACATGTTGGTCTTCTGGTCTACAGTTGTCAGAATTACAAAAAGTAATATTTTTGAAAAGAAAATAAGAGAAGTTAGCATCAGCAGCGATCAGAGATCATACATGTTTCTCAACAATAGTAAAATTATAACATTAATTTTCAAATTAATTTTTAAACAGCTTAATCAAATAAATGAACGACATCTGTAGAGCTTTGGTGTTTGTAGTACCTTTAAGAAGAATAGTATTTTCTCATCCGTTGTTCTCTCTCCTTCTTTTTCAATATTTTTTATTATTTAAATTATCATAAATCTTATAAGAACCCACCACTAAGAGAGCATGATTAATCCATAATATGGCTCTCTTAATCATTATTTTACTAATTATCTAATAGTAGTCTCTTATTTAGGGGTTCTTAATTAAAAATAAATAAATAATTTTAAATAAAATAATTTTAAATAAAATAATTTTTTTATTAATTAAAACATTATAAAAGATAACATTTTAAACATAAAACTTAAAAAAAAAAACATAAAAACAAAGATTACTAAATTAAACGAGAATATTAAAAAAAAAAATTCAAGCTCAGTTGTTTTCTTCATCACGTCCAAATTTACATCATATATGTTTAACCAAATCAGCTTTCAGTTATTGATGCATTTATCTATCACGAATTCTAGTTCGAACACCCATATGCATATTTGTAGGGATATCTGTAGAATACGTGAGATCGACATGTGAACTTTCGGTGTCTTTTCCTTGTTGGAACTCTGAAACATATATTAAGTGTAATCATCTCGTTTGTTTTCTACTATCATATTATAGAGTATGATACATGATCTCATAATCTTTTCAATTTTGACTGTATTCCAAAAAAATGCTGGATTTTTAACGATCTCAAAGCTAAGGTTACCTAATGGTGCTCTTTATGGCCTTAAATATAAAAATAATATTTTTTTCATACTCCTATGTCCCAAGAGAAGCTTACCTAACGAATTTATTTTTCAATGGAAGTTAGTTATTACCGCATTTCTCTAACACCTAAACGACAGCGTTTTAACTTTTAGCTCCTTCGTACCGTTAAAAGTCCATATCTTTGACAAAAATCACTTTTTTCGCAAAATCTCTCTTTGTCTCCGTCTCTGCTTCCTCTCCATTGATGTTTAGGTATGTCAGCTTATCGAATTCTCACATTTCTTTCGATTCCTCTTTCTCTTGCGTCCTGCATACTTCTCATTGCTCCATGTCTCGCCTTTGTTCTTTGCTCGATGTCTCTTACGTAACTGTGCACACCAAATGTTCGCTGAAATGCCTCTTAGAAACCTCAGTTCGATTTTACAATCTTAATTCTTAGAGCATGATAGGTCTAGGGAGGTGTTCATTGAAACCCATTTTGATTTTAGAAAAATGGTTTTGAAATTCTGTGATTCGAGCATGTTTGCATATATAGATCTCATTCTGGAAAGCCACAAAGGTTCATACTTTCCCAAGCTCTTTACATCATCTATGACCATCAAAACTTTTAATTTACATGGAAATGATGGTTAACATTTGCACTTGACAAGACCCACAAAGAAAAAATGAAGTGTATATTTACTTAATGCAGAATGTGTGATGAAAGTATAAAAAAGGCACACACAAGATGTTACTTCGTCTCTTCTTCTTCAGCTTCTTCTCTGTTACTTTGGTTTCTGTTTCCCGCGTCTACATCATTAAGCCAGTCCACAACTTGTTGTATAACCGGTCTTTTCATTGGGTTTTGGTTCACACACATGCAGGCTATGTCAAGCACACGAAGCATCTCTCTTTCATGACCACTCTCTCTCAGCAGCGGATCAAACACCTCCTCGGGTTTCTCCTCCCTCCTCATTTGATTCACCCACGCGACTATTTCTCTCGACATCTTCGGTCTGAACACCTCCATTGGTCTTTTCCCCGTGAGAAGCTCGAGCATCACGACGCCAAAACTGTACACGTCACCTCTCAGAGTGGCTACCCATGCTTGTCCATACTCCGGGGGGATGTAACCCAGTGTGCCCACAAGCTCCGTTGTAACGTGTGTGCGGTACGGAAGAATCAGTCTCGACAAGCCGAAGTCTGCGAGGTAGGCCTTGAAGCTTCCGTCCAAAAGGATGTTGCTGGACTTGATGTCTCGGTGTACTATGTGCGGTTCGCATATCTGGTGCATGTACGCTAGTCCGCAGCTTGCTCCTCTCATGATGTGAAGCCTTTTAGCCCAATCCAGCTGAGCTGGACCGTCTGGATTCTCGTGCAGCCAATAGTCAAGACTTCCGTTTTCCATGAACGAGTAGATAAGTATCCGGGCACTATCATGGACGCAGTAGCCTTGTAGAGCGACCAGGTTCTCATGTTTGGCTCTTGACAGAACTTCTACCTCCGCCTTGAACTCTTTCTCCATCAAACCATAGTCTCCGGTGAGTTTCTTGACCGCCAGCTTCGTCCCATTGTCCAAGACAGCCTTGTAGACAAGACCAAACCCGCCGCATCCGATGATATTAGCTTGGCTGAAGTTGTTGGTAGCTTTCAGGAGCTCGAATATAGTCAGGTCTTTAACTTCGTATCTACTGTTTCCGAACAGCAGCACAAGGCTTATATCTTTCTCCGAACCTGGAGGAACTTCGGAGTACGAGGCGTTGGAGTTTATCTCCAGTTCTGCGTTCTCAGAGTCTCCTGGGTTTACTCTCCTCTTTGACATCACCCACAAAGCAAGCATCACCAAAATCAAACTGACGCCGAAAAAGATCCCAATGACAAGCCCCAAAACAACAGTTGTGCTCGCCTTTTCGTTTGTATAAGGCTTGGGTGCAACCGTGCAGGAGAGTTGCAGTACACGGCCACACAGCAATGGGTTTCCTTCAAAATACGATTTTGGGAAAGTGTCGAACTGAGATCCTGTAGGTATCTGCCCGCTGAGAGTGTTGTTTGCAACGTTGAAATAGGACATGAAATGGAGTCCCGTGAGCGACCAAGGGATTCTACCAGATAGATTATTGTTGGACAGGTCCAGCCTCTCTAAGCTTGTGAGGTTTGACAATTCATCTGGGATGCTACCTGAAAACTTATTACCTAAAAGCTCGAGGTGCATGAGAACCTTTAGCTGTCCGATCTCAACTGGTATGCTCCCGGTCAGGTTATTCCTTCGGATATATATCGCAGGTGGAAGGCTGGCAAGCTGATTGTATTGTTGATTGCTGGTGATATTATTGGGCTTTACAAAAACAGGTAGCTCTAGATAGGTCCTCTCTGTTGCATCATATACCTTTTGGGACATAAGTGCTCTCAGCTGAAACAGTTCCTTTGGAAGCTCTCCTGTAAGAAGGTTATCAGAAAGATCCAAGTAAAACAGGTTTGGAAGAGTTCCTAGCCAACCAGGAATCGACCCCATGAATCGATTTTGTGACAGGTCCATAAGTTCTACGCTCTTGAGCTTGATCAGCCAAGCTGGTATTTCACCTTTCAATCTAGATCCACCGGTACCGAAGATTTGGAGCTTTGGAAATGCACCTGATGCTAGAAAATCCTCGTTGCTTGGTATTGTTTCGTCGTAAAAGTTCTTTGCAATGATGAGAGTAGACAGATTCTTGCAGCCTTGCAGAATACTGAGAGCTCCTGTAATGTTCGTCATGTTATTGTCTGAGAACGTAAAGAACGTCAGAGACTTCAGTTCCAGTACTTGTGGAGATATCTGTCCCGTTAACTTGTTGCCTGCAAACCTCATCGCTGTCATGTTTCTGCAGGAGTAAACCGTCGAGGGGAAGTCACCGGTGAAGCTATTGTTTCCGAGGTCCAGAATGCTGAGGCTCTGAAAACGAGAAAAGTCTACCGATAAGGTTCCTCCCAGCCGGTTAACCCTTAGATTCAGCTTCTCGAGTTTGGTGCAGTAGGAGAGAGAGACCGGGACAAAACCTGTGAGGTTATTGATATGGAGCCGGAGGCTGCGCAGATTGATTAGTCTACCTATATCCTTTGGTATATCTCCTTGGAGTTGATTGAAGTAAAGCTCAAGCAGTGTCAGTTTAGTGAGACGAGTGATCCCATCATCGATCCTCCCTGAAAGATGGTTGACTGGTAAAGAGAACACCTCGAGCTCAGAGAGATTGTAGACTTCTTTTGGGATTTCACCAGATAGATTGTTGAAGCCTGCTCGAAGAGAACTTAGCTTCAAACATCTGCCTAACCCTCCAGAGATATCGCCTGAGAATTTGTTATAAGAGAAGTCCAGTTTGGTGAGCTGCGGTGAAGTGGTGCACATGAAGGAAGGGATTGGACCGGTGAAGCTGTTGTTGCTGACGTTGAAGCTGGTGAGATTGAAAGCGCCTTGAAGGAAAACAGAACCGCTTAAGATTTGGCCTTGAAGAAGATTGCTGGAGAGATCAACGGTCTGGATTGGAAAATTTCTGCTGGTTCCATTGGCTTCGAGTGGCAACTCACCGTTGAAACTGTTGTAACTAAGATCAAGAAACGTCAGCTGATCAAGAACGGAGAAGAAGCCTTGTGGGAGAGGACCAGAGAGACGGTTATGAGAAAGGTCGAGACGAGAGAGACGAGGGAGATCCAAAACAGAGGAGGGGAGATTGCCTGAGAGTCCTCTAGAGGGCAAAAGAATCGAAGTGACTCGATTTTCTTGAGAATCATCATCGCAAGAGATTCCTTCCCAGGAGCAACAATCAGTGGATGAGTTCCAATGCAAAGGAGAAGCTGGAGATGATACGTTGCTGGAGAAGAAAAGGAGAGAATCTCGATCTTGGAGATTACAGACAGCTTCTGAAACTGTAAGGAAGAAGACAGAGATGGAAAGAACGTAAATAAGGAGGAAGAGGAACATGGGTACTGGTCTCAGAAGGAGACAAATGGATTTGGTAGATCTCATCTTCTTCTCGTCAATCATGGCGAGAACAAGAGAACAAAACTTAGAAAGATTTGAGTAAGCTTGAAGGAGAAGGAGGAGGAGGAGACGAAAGAGAGGGAAAATAAGCAAAAGACATCATTATCCAATCTGGGTTTGTGTGTCTGAAACTTGTAAATGGCTCTCAATACCATCGTTGACCAAAGGGAATAGTCAGACCAAACAGAAGAAAACTTCTTGTCACACCCAAAGTTACTTTTTAGTGCCTTTATTTTATTTTATCATGTTATCCTGAGTGTGGTTGTGGCCTGTGTGTATTGTTTTTTTTGTTATACTATCTTTTTATTATTCCTCCTGTAATAATAGTTTTTTTGTTATTCCTCTATGAATACCTACGTAATTGTTAAAGTCAACGCTAATATATATTTATTTTTGTGAAAATCAATATAGTTATGTGATTTATCTGGTTATGTTGTCAGTTGTCATTTGTTTATGGTTTGATATAATTCTTCTTCTTTTTTCTGCTGTATGCGTTTTAACTAGTGATCATGAAAGAAAAAACAAGAAGGAAGTTGGGTCATTTCATGTTTTTGGAGATGGAGGTGCGTGCGTGCGTGCTATGATGTTGATCATGAAAATTGAATTTGATGATATTATAATCATGATGAGCACAAACATTATGATGTGAAATAAAATAAGATTAACAAAAGTCTATAAGAAAAAAAAAAATAGATGGTGAGGAATAGTATGATGATTATTTTTTTTTTGTATAAAAGATGAGAGGCGTTTACCTTTTGGGGCGGCTTGGTTAGTAAGTGGCGCGTAGTGGTGGTGTTGCACCTTTTTCATATATCTTCGATTTTTAATTTTATTTTTATAATCATCTTTTGTATTTTGCTCTTTTTCTTTATTCGTTCTTTTATTGCGCCAAGTGTAAGCCACATTTAACATTAGATAGTGGTCATAAAGAACGAAAGGTAGATAAAGAAGATGATCAAATGATACGTTTTTTTAGAAAGGGATACTATTTATTTTGTTTGACTTTAAATTTTTTGTGGTTATAAAAATCCTCGAAGCTGTTCATGTGTTGTTGTTTTATTTCTTAATTTACTAATGGCCAAATGGCGTATATATATGATAGCTGACAAGTTAATTAAAACAATATGGTATTAAACTTATCAAGGTCTTCTACTTTTCGGATTATTGTATTATAAAGTATCATCCCAAACTGAAGAAAAAACAAACAGTGCAATAGTAAATTAAAAACTAAACTAAAAACGAAATTCAAGTTGCTATATTAGTTAGTGTTTAAAAACAAAAATTATGTTTGTGTGCGTAGTAGAAACCAAAAATGTTATGGAGTCTAATTAAAAAGATGCTATAATGATTAATACGTGTAATACTTTTGATTAGTGTTTAGTAACAGTATGTAATGATGGTGTAATTTTATTTATTTTATTGGAATAACATATATATATTGTAGAATTCGAAAGGCATCCTATAAGAATAAATAAACTGTTGTGTGACTTTACACATCGATAACATATTAGTAGCCCTTAAGCGATAACATATTATTATTATTTACCTTTCGGTATAAGCGGATCTAATCTTTCATGTAAATAAGAAAAAAGCTATTTCATCTTAGCTATTGTTTTCCACTGAAATATTTTAGGTTAAATCATATAGAGAATCTCTAATGACTTATTCTCAATCCCGAGCAATTTGTTATTTATATATTCACGTACCTCAAATCCAGGTTTAATCAAGCTTGTCGTTTTCTCAGCTCACGATCAAATGAGGAACAGCCAATAGCTAATGTATATTTATTTCATGTATATATAACCTGTTTTTGGTTATTTTGTTGGTTAGAGATCGTATCCATTTCAGAACACAGCACATCAGCTTAGAGCATCTCCAACCCCACTCCATTTTGCAGTAAATTATGGAGTGGGATTGGATATGCTCTTATATGTTTCTCTGTCTTGAAAACAACTCATTCAAATATTTTTTGTTGTCTGAAATTTTCTTCTCTTTTTCTTCTTAATTTACAGTTTCAATGTTTCTTGTTAATTGATAAATAATTGTGTAGCTTGTAAGACAGTTCATTTCAATTCGACGACTTGGATTAAGATATTCCAATTTTATGCATACAATTCCACTGAAAGATAACATGTCCTTAAAAAAAAAAGATAACATGTCCTGGCTTATATTGTCCTTTTGTAACATGTATTATCCTTTTTCCCTGCTCCAGATACAGCTATTTAGTAGTAGAATATTAATATATTACGTCACCTTTTACATATTTTTCGAACCATTTGCAAATATTCAAAGAAGTGCTACTTGGAGTTCTTAATTAAATAGACAGAAAAGTATAAAAGTCAAACCCTAATAACATAAACTTTGTTTTGGTACTACATATATGAATAGCATTATGTTAAATACATTTTCTGACGAGGCGAAATATGTGCTCTCCTCGTGAATTTTCATTGATCAAGGGAGAGAAAACGTTTGACTTTATACAAAATAGTTTTTTTTTAAATCCGTACATATATTATGAATTTTACACATACAAAATCTGGAGTATTGCTTATCTTCTATATTGATCGTGTAAAGACGTAACATATGTATGCTTTGAGTTGGACCGGTAAGATCATGCGAAAAGAACAAAATCTAACCACTAGGCCTTTTAGAATATAAATGCATATAATATTTGTGTGTGCGTCTTAAACTATGGCCTTTAATGGCTGTAGTTTTTAAATTTTTTTACAAAGAAATGTTTAATCATTCAATCAAATTTTAAGGAAAACACTATATCTAGGAGCTGGGAACATTTTCGGGGATTTTAATTAAGCTCGGTGTGGTAGATTTAGAAGGAAGCCTTTATTTGTGTGCTATTTTAAGAAATATCTTAACTTAGCAAAAACAAAACCATAGGTATACTATTTAGGTTTTGGAAAAAAGAATCTAAAGCAAACAAAAAATAAAAATAAAAACTAAAACCAAAATCATATCTAGAAACTAAACCATTCAAAACAATATTTGATGAGAATTCAAAATGGTTTAGTAAATATTCTGTTTGAGTTGGTATGCCCAAAACAAATCATGAGATGTTTGAGTAAAGTCAAAGCAAAATTAACCATACATATAGTGATTACTCTGAAAAGAGCCAACAAAGAAAAATAGGAGACAACTAGTCAGACCCATTTTGAGTGCAAATTGACCTTTGAAAAGGACGGATCAGTATAGGGACCGACCCGTTAGTTCAATTAGAACCCATTTGGGCCATAACCTGATTCGGCGCATACAGTTAACTAGCTACGGCCTGATCCGACGCTCCTCCCTTATGGATTTTAATAAAGCCCGTAAATGTTCTGTCTACAGCCCAAAAAAAATCTTCGTAGAACATAAATGATTTGTAAGAAATACGCCATCGTCCATGGAATGGGTCGACGATTCTCGGGTACAGATTCATTTTCATTTATGACAAGTTCTTGTAACCAAAAGTAATACTATCTCAATGTTTTGAAGAGACATGAATGTATAGTAAGTATAATATAAGATTAATGTGAAATCCATATGAATCTAGGGAGAATGATTTAAAGAAAAGGATATATGTTATTATAGGAAGAAGAGGGTGAAGGAGATCATAATTCTTGTCTCATCATTTTGCCTAGTAACCATAATCTTTTGACTTTTAAGAAAAACAATGTTACAGTTTCTTAACATTCCTTTCGAGTAATTATCGTTTAAGAGGACTTGGGACACTCACACTTTTTAAAATGTTAAGTTATTGCTTTTCTTGAGCAAGAAATCAGGTTGCTGTGTGTGTTGTTGGTTGAAACTTTGATTATAATATAACCCAAGGTTCAACGGACTGAAAATACGGTTTTGATTATATACTAAGTTAATAATATGAGTCGATAATCTAAATCTAACGCATATATTTATACTATTATTTGCGAAATGATTTTTCGCATTCGAACTCTCACGTTAAAAGTTATTGTAGTTAATATTATTTATACCGTTAATGAATAAAATATATAAACTTGAATAAAATATATAAACTATCTACAAAATAAAAACGAATTTAAATTTAAATTATTTTATTAAATAAGTGACTAAAATTAATAATAATAAAAATTATCCAAATCTAAATATTATATTTAAAAATAAGAAGATAATTCCTATACATAATGTGTTATTATCTGAAAGTTTCTTTTCATGAAAAATTTAAAAACAGAAAACACATAACTAAATATTAATGAAGTAAAATTCTTAATTTTACATAATTGAAAAGATATATTAAGTGATTTTTAAATTTTATCTATTAATAATGAACATAATGTACAAAAAAATATACGTAAGAATATTTAAATGAAAACATAAATAATAAATGGTTTAAAATAAAAGAAAACATAAATATTATTTTATCATTATAAACTTTTAATTGATAAAGAATGTATTCATAAAATAATTATAAAATGTTTATGCCTACATACGCGGGGCGAAATACCTAGTTTATATTTATTAAGATTAGAATTCTAATTTATTTTTATAAAAAAAACATACGTGGGCTGATTAGATATTTTAATTTCATAACCATTTTAACCTCTCAAAATGATTCTTTCAAACATTTTTCTGTGCATATATTTATGAGTGCCTGAAGCTGCAAATGACTTTACGGTTCCACTTCGCGAAAAGACAAGATCCTTAAACATAGGACTCGAGCAGGAGGATTGTTTTCCACTCCCTTTGATCTTGAAAGCCTAAAAGGATCTTCATTAGCTCAAATACGTATACAATATGATTTTAGCTATCTAAGTTATTTTCAGTATTAGTGGGTGTCCCAACGTCATCTATTACATTTGACTTGCTTTGCTTGTTTATTCAAAAAAAATTAACGCATGTTAAGAGAGTAAAAGTTAGTGGTGGCCTAGAGGGTTATCGATATTGTGGAAAGACTAAAGAGTGTTAAAAGATGTGTAAACCAGTCGACACAGACCATCATTTTAGTTTATAATGCACTCCATATTCTTTGAGAATTTTTATTGGTAAGAAAACATTCATGCTTGTCTAGTAAGAACATTTAATTAAATATCATCCATAAGCTGCATTTGTAAATATAGTACTAATATTATTGAAATACAATAAAGACACTCAAGGAGACTCATCAAAAGTCTATTCGAATTGGTCGTACTGTCGTAGTAATATTTGAAGCTATGTGGCTATAATATTAAGTTCTTGGCTATAATATTAAATTTTATAGACGTCCAACTTAAAATCGACATAAATCTCTTATATATTATTTAAATCCACTTTTATTTTTGTGATGCAAGATTTGTTTATCTCCAACAACTTTTTTTTTTCCTTTGAGCTTTGTATTTGGAAAGATTTCTGTCTTCATCAGCATTGTCTCTGACTAAATTTCCAAATAACCTTTTTACACAAAAAATGGGATTTACCTACCAAAGCATAAATGGAATAGTCCCCTCCAAGAGAGGCAATGCAGTGATTGGTACAACCGTGTAGGTACAAACAAATATTACAACGGTTCACATTAGCAAGTTGCGGAATGGTCTTATCACTCTACAAGTTTTTCACTGGTCAAGTTTATTGCAGCATCTGTGCTATTTATTCAAAGATTAGCAAAGAAAAAAAAAATCTGCATTAGACCATTAGCAATGGACCTGTTGAATAATTCATTCAACTGATTAAACCATTGTAAAGAAGATGTTGAATTAAAAGAGAACATATGTGGATTTACAGTAGTTGAATAATAATTTCAACTACAACTTAAAATGGGCTTTACTCTTCTACATCTTCTATTGTGATTGGTGTTTCAGATTTGTATGAATTTTATTTCCACCAAATATTTCAAACTTAATTATTTTATATTTGAACATTTTGCTACAAAATAAAAATTATAAATAGAAACTACTTTCATTTTATTTGGATATATATAATAAAAATGTCATTTTCATTGTAATTTTTATATTTTTATCAATATTAAATTTTAGGACTTCAACTTATGGTATATTTATTAATTTTAGGGTTTTTTGTAAGAAAATAGTAAAGAATAAAAATAAAATAAACTTGAAATTATTAAGTTACATCATTTTAGTTATTTCATTTAGTTACACTCAATTTTTTTAATTATTTAACTATCAAAATTATATAATAATAATATGAATTAAAATTTTTGGGGTAAAGTGTTGAATTTTATAAAACAAAAATATTGTACTGAAAAAATTTGTATGTGCGTTGAATTAATAGGTAGAAAAAAAAATGACGATGTGGATTGTAAAAATGTGTAAAGTAGAGCGTTAGAATTCATAGACCATTGTACGTGTCTTATCGCTAAGTTCATTTGCTTACTAATTTAAACATTTAAAATATATAATGTTTTCTACGAAATACACTGTTAAAAATAATATTTTCCGCAGTAAAATAATAAAGACATTAGTCAAGAAAATAATAATATATTATTTTCGTTAATGGAGAAGAATTAAGAAAGAACTAGATTTTGATCCGCGCTTTCAAAACGCGGGTTTATTTTTATTTTTTTTTCAATTGACAAATATTTAGTAAATGTCACATTTTCATATATTTGTGTTTTATTTTATAAAAGACTTAAAAATTTTATCTTTATTTATCGTATTTCATTTTAAATGACTATTTATGTTAAAAAAATTAAACTTTATTTTTTTAATGAATTAAGTTGGTATAACTCTGATAAATTAATTTTATTATGGGG includes:
- the LOC106300210 gene encoding tyrosine-sulfated glycopeptide receptor 1; its protein translation is MIDEKKMRSTKSICLLLRPVPMFLFLLIYVLSISVFFLTVSEAVCNLQDRDSLLFFSSNVSSPASPLHWNSSTDCCSWEGISCDDDSQENRVTSILLPSRGLSGNLPSSVLDLPRLSRLDLSHNRLSGPLPQGFFSVLDQLTFLDLSYNSFNGELPLEANGTSRNFPIQTVDLSSNLLQGQILSGSVFLQGAFNLTSFNVSNNSFTGPIPSFMCTTSPQLTKLDFSYNKFSGDISGGLGRCLKLSSLRAGFNNLSGEIPKEVYNLSELEVFSLPVNHLSGRIDDGITRLTKLTLLELYFNQLQGDIPKDIGRLINLRSLRLHINNLTGFVPVSLSYCTKLEKLNLRVNRLGGTLSVDFSRFQSLSILDLGNNSFTGDFPSTVYSCRNMTAMRFAGNKLTGQISPQVLELKSLTFFTFSDNNMTNITGALSILQGCKNLSTLIIAKNFYDETIPSNEDFLASGAFPKLQIFGTGGSRLKGEIPAWLIKLKSVELMDLSQNRFMGSIPGWLGTLPNLFYLDLSDNLLTGELPKELFQLRALMSQKVYDATERTYLELPVFVKPNNITSNQQYNQLASLPPAIYIRRNNLTGSIPVEIGQLKVLMHLELLGNKFSGSIPDELSNLTSLERLDLSNNNLSGRIPWSLTGLHFMSYFNVANNTLSGQIPTGSQFDTFPKSYFEGNPLLCGRVLQLSCTVAPKPYTNEKASTTVVLGLVIGIFFGVSLILVMLALWVMSKRRVNPGDSENAELEINSNASYSEVPPGSEKDISLVLLFGNSRYEVKDLTIFELLKATNNFSQANIIGCGGFGLVYKAVLDNGTKLAVKKLTGDYGLMEKEFKAEVEVLSRAKHENLVALQGYCVHDSARILIYSFMENGSLDYWLHENPDGPAQLDWAKRLHIMRGASCGLAYMHQICEPHIVHRDIKSSNILLDGSFKAYLADFGLSRLILPYRTHVTTELVGTLGYIPPEYGQAWVATLRGDVYSFGVVMLELLTGKRPMEVFRPKMSREIVAWVNQMRREEKPEEVFDPLLRESGHEREMLRVLDIACMCVNQNPMKRPVIQQVVDWLNDVDAGNRNQSNREEAEEEETK